The genomic region TCCCGTCCGGGAGCGACGATCAAGTCGGTCGCTGCTGATCTCGGCGTGAACACCGAGACGATCCGGACCCGGATCCGGGCCGCCGACGGTCGCCGGTCCGGTGCTCACTTCGCACCGCCGGCGGCGCCGCGGCCTGGTGATGACGCGGTTCAGGCGGACGCAAACGCCGCTCC from Frankia alni ACN14a harbors:
- a CDS encoding transposase, with amino-acid sequence MKYYPAEVKADVVALCRSRPGATIKSVAADLGVNTETIRTRIRAADGRRSGAHFAPPAAPRPGDDAVQADANAAPPPASAPAWWDSS